A stretch of DNA from Perca flavescens isolate YP-PL-M2 chromosome 11, PFLA_1.0, whole genome shotgun sequence:
TTCGGTCACACATTCAGAACTCTGATTCATCCACTCATTCTAAAGTGAAACTGTTTTTGTTCAGAACAATTTTCTGTTGCATCCCGACACAAGCACCCAGCACTTCTTGTATACTGCTAGCTGTTAGGAAAGACACAATCTGCCTGCATTTGTGGTCCTATCGTCCACACCACCATTATCTGGAGTCCCACCATGATCATCAGCACCATCTGGAGACTAACATGCTCTTGACAACCATGCTTGTGGAAGAttagaaattatgttttttgaTGTCCATGATCTATTTTTCTTATCACtgattataaaaaatgtaatcctcTATCTATGACCTTGCTGTCCAGGCAatactaaaataaatacaattatttttagcTTATTGTTAGCTTAACTACTATCTGTCCGTACACAGGTCTCACATCTCCACATGAAGGAGGTAAGaactgtattttaaatgttgagAGACTCATGTCTTTCTTCGAGGGGTTGGCAGACCTGAACCACATGTTTGATGAGcactttttgtattgtattttatggAAATGGAATGGaatgttattactgtatatattttgtcttagAGATAACCAAGCGTGGGTCACCTCCACTTGTATGCTGTACCGTATCAGCTCAGTAGAGTATAtgtatgttgtgtctctgttttacaTTTACTAATGATTTGTCCTGTTTTCTTTCGTCCTGTTTTACTCTGTTTTATATAGCAAATGTTACTAGTGTATATCTTTTGTCCTTTTATTGTAATTTCTACCTGCcaaatggactacagatggaaatcagcctttgggctacaatctggcacttttacgtgtactgtTGTACATGTTCATCAAATGTGTATTGTCCTgaaatgataaaataaataaaatgaaagacaAGTGTGCTATAAAATTGTACTGATACAACCAAATTTACCACTTCTATGTATTGTAAAGTATGTTCTTTACTATGATGAACCTAAAAGTAAACAATAACTAACTATATAACTATAAGACTACTATCGGCTGATTTTGATCAATTGGAGCtttttattatgtgtgtgtcctCACAGGAATACAAACCTGCAGAGGCGtgtattttaaagaaaagaataaaggaTAAAGAACAGgtcaaaaagtgtgtgtgtgtgtgtgtgtgtgtgtgtgtgtaggatttaTGCATGTTGTACCAGTGGGACTGCATAAAACAATGCAGCATCATAATAACTGAACCACATATTTATCACCTGCAGtgtcagcttgtgtgtgtgtgtgtgtgtgtgtgtgtgtgtgtgtgtgtgtgtgtgtgtgtgtgtgtgtgtgtgtgtgtgtgtgtgtgtgtgtgctcattaATCACAGCAGTGTTGTTCCTCCAGCAGGACGCTCTGATCTCAGGAGGGTATTCATCTGTTGCTCAACACCTTTACTTCTTCTGTGGTGAGAAGAAACACCCAGAAGTCTGAGCTGAACTCATTAAACAGAGAGATGAGATGACTCACATGTGACGTGTTGGTTGAATGCATCACTGAATTTACACTTTTAGAAGGTACAACATAAACGAACCAGTCGCCACAGATATTATAATAAAGACCATACAACATATTTTAGGATTCAAGGCAAAGCGTATAATACAAGCTACTTACTTCATGCAGAGTGATGCAGCCCAAGCTTCTTTTAATTGCTctacaaatatataatataggTCTCCTGCATTGTTATGCAGGAAAATAAACAAGAGACTACAGCCATGATTGCCCCATGATATTAACATTTAGCTGTTGAGTACAGCCTCACTGAGCTGCTGCAGCTTCTTCAACTCTTATTGCATTTTATGAAAAGTAAAGCAAGGCCTCCCCCTAGAGTCAGAAGCATGACAGGACCACTTGCTGACCTgaatagatagacagacagacagacagacagacagacagatagacagacaataTGTTTTTACTGATGCCTCTTTTCGAACTACCCCATTTGTTAATATTGCATAATTACCCCATAGTGGGATCTATATCGTCTGTCTGTCGTTCTGGGGTTTTATTTTGCCCACTCTGGGTCATGGTCTTTCTTAaattagataatactttattcatcccacaatggggaaattcactttttcagtttttccacaataaaaacaaacaaaccaacaaacaaccaaacaagCAAACAACAGGCACACAacagacaatgtgcaaaaagtactgaatgaatgtaaagtggcattatataaaaaaatatttatgtaaagtaaagtaaaagtaaagtattCTTCAGTTGAAAATGGAGAAATGACAAAAAGGAATTTCCGAAAACCAATATACCCTAAAATTGGTGTCTGCGAAAGTCACAAAAGAAGATACCTTAACCACTATCCAATATGAGCTCATGATGTATAAGGGATGAGCTATCTCATTTTACTTCCTACACGGATGTTTATCTGCCTCCAACTCCCATCATGCATCGCGGTGATTTATCCGGAAGAAAACCTCTGGTTTTCCCTTGAACTTCCTCTTTCCGTCAACGGAGTTTAGGTAGGACATCGACTGTCTGATTTCCCCTTGTAAAATCTGTTGTAAATCATGTTTTTCTTAGTTCATCCACTTTAAACAAACGTTTCTAAATGCGCATGAGATGTATAAGAATGTGTCCTACTGAGTATTTCAAAGGCAGACATTTGTTTTGATGCGTTTTGTTGTGGTTCTGTGGCTGAGTGGTGACATGGTGCAGTAAGTAGCGGTGACGGCTAAAAGGCCGGCAGACGCTACGTACAGAACGGATCTGTGTTTTGTCTCTTATGCGAGCCGTTTGGAGAAGCTGTAGCTACTGTAATTTATATACTAAATGGCTGCTTTAATTACATTCACGTAAAGATGGTGAATGTGTTTAATAGTCCGCAATTAGCTGAAAGCATTAGCAACTGCTACAGGCCTCAAAAGTTAGCACTCACATGTCAAGCTGGTAAATAACGCCGTATGTCTCTCTGTTTCAGTACACGATGGGACGTGTAATCAGGGGACAGAGAAAAGGTGCGGGCTCCGTGTTCAAAGCCCACGTCAAGCACAGAAAAGGTGCCGCTAAACTCCGTCACATTGACTTCGCTGAACGCCATGGTTACATCAAGGGGATTGTGAAGGTAAGTGAGGACTCTGGCACTGTCGTAGGAGCAGATTCAAGTCCCCACACTGGTTGTTGGTGAACAATCACTGACATTGTTTTCTTGTGGTGGTCTACCCTCAAAGGATATTATCCATGATCCCGGCCGTGGTGCTCCCCTGGCCAAAGTGGCCTTCCGTGACCCATACCGCTTCAAGAAGAGGACGGAGCTCTTTATCGCTGCTGAGGGCATCCATACTGGACAGTTCATCTACTGCGGCAAGAAGGGTAAGAGACTTTAAAGAGTTCAGCGTATAGAAAATGAACACCGATGACTGTTTTGACTATAGTCTGTTGTCCTAGCTCTACCCACAACCTAGCTCCAACATTAAGCCCTTTTTTATACATGCAACGTTGTATAGCTTCATCCACATGTTATAGGTCTCGGTTATGTAAATGATAGATTGGTTTACAAATGACAGGATAGTTACAGATGCATTGCTTGCACAATGTTAAGTAATGGGTTTAGAAACTTATTTTGAAGTTTTACATGTCCTGAGATTGCGTGTTTTTTTCATTCTAATATAAAATATAGTGTAATGTCTTCCATTAATTTAATGGTGTAAAagtaaattttcattttttttaaaaatttttttaacCTTTCTTGATATTTTAACAATTTACTGTAGCTTTGTCTTGACCAGAGTTTGCAAGAGGACACCATCACCCGTCTTAGATTTAGTCCTGAGTCTGTGCAGGGGACATTTAATGCTGTAATTTCACTAATGAAATCATTGGAATCATTTTAAGCATGTTGAAAGTGTTGCAGAAATGTTGAGTTGGATTTAGTGAGTTGCAGTCTGTTAGGGAAAGTGACTTTTCCACCAATAAGACTGATGTGAAATtagagctgggtgatatggagaaaattggatattgcgatattcttgtcctaatacttcgatgtcgatattgtggcgatattatagggttgacaatagagatggtccgataccggaatcggctccgatactgccttaaacgctggtattgggaagtactggagtttatgcaccgatccgataccacgtaataaagccctaaagaaaatctacgttaaagtagtttatttaggttctttttcAGTTATAAGTGAcggtcaaactggagaataaaaaaaagttctacgacattcattgtttgttcgtgtttcacaaagagtttaacctgagccagaccgacaacaaagatagaaatcatatcacatccatacagggatagtagtatacagctgttaaaacataataaaatatgacacactggtatcggattggtactcggtatcggccgataagcaagttcaggtatcggaatcggtattgggaagcaaaaaatggtatcgggccatctctagttgccaattggtgctttaacaaagtGGAAGTGTTTCAGTACGAAGCCCGTGTCTCACTATGTTTTTATCTCACAGCTCAGCTGAACATCGGCAATGTCCTGCCCGTTGGCACAATGCCCGAGGGAACCATCATCTGCTGTGTGGAAGAGAAGCCCGGTGACAGAGGCAAGCTGGCCCGCGCGTCAGGAAACTACGCCACCGTCATCTCCCACAACCCTGAGACCAAGAAGTCCCGAGTCAAGCTCCCCTCAGGCTCCAAGAAAGTTATCGCCTCTGCCAACAGAGCTGTTGTCGGTAAGGACCCTTAATGTGTCTGGTAAAGCTTTAAAGTTTCCTCATTGTCACTATGACGTTACTTTGGAAACTAAcatttgtttcatttcattttttatttattaaacaggaaaagattaaagacaatcgggcctgactcagtgtaaaactgattttcagcaggttcCTGCTCTGCTGAACATAAACACCatatacacaacaaaaactcctagacaaaaacagtaacaaacacacagaccaggAGAATGAACAAACACTCTCCATTAAATAGCgagcaaatgttaatttaaatgatGTTATTGACGTTAAAGTTCTGATGTGCTGTGGAATGCCATTCCAGACTTTAGTGAGCACATAGAAAAAAGATCTCTGTCCATAACAGTTTCTAAAAGCCGGTAAAGGCAAAAGTCTGTGAACTGAAGAATGTGATTGCACTTTCTGACCgcgtgtgtgtggtttttaaaGGTGTGGTTGCTGGAGGTGGTCGTATTGACAAGCCCATCCTGAAGGCTGGTCGTGCCTACCACAAGTACAAGGCCAAGAGGAACTGCTGGCCACGTGTCCGTGGTGTGGCTATGAACGTAAGTCAACTCCAACATACTGCAACGATGTTCTCTATGAAGTCAATGCAGGACGAGGAACAGTGAGAGATGAGATGTTGACATATTTGAAGGACGTGTTTTGTACATTTTGGAGACAGGCTCGATAATGCGGGACATAAATAATTGACTGTCTACTGAAGCGTAGGggaatagtattttttttaaatatactgaTCAAGGAGAAGCCTTAAGGTGGAGAAAGAGGTGGTTTtctgtagggctgctccctcttagtcgattagtcgactaatcggtcgttttggtcttagtcaacttagatttctttaattgattagtcatgttttcaacttttcatgctgaatgacttatttccaagaaacgtacgagcacatctctggtaaacacaagaattaaagtggtgcttttgcatgactttgcggagaaactcagatttacagatctgtcgattaaatcaactaatcaattagtcgatacaattgaatgagtgttagtcgactaagaattttttttagcactttttgaGCACCCGTTTTAGATGTGCGAAATGGTTCAGCTGCTGGGTTAGACAGTttgtcttttaaaatgttttggtaGCGACTTTGTCCAGTAAGGTGGTGCTGATATGAGGATTTGGTCTTGAATGTAGAAGCATTTTTGAGGGACAGACCACTTAACATTTCCTCAATGGATGGTGTGAGGGTCtatatttaaaaacacagaatCCCTAGCATTAATGAAGTCCAAATTTGCCCTTaatgtgaaaatgtatgtatCACGGCTCAGTAAAAAGAAGCTTGTTTGGTGCTGGGTTTCTGGAGCTAAGATAATTACTATGCTATCCTGCCAACAGTATTGTAAGACCTTTTCTGTATAGCTTGTGTCTGTGCCAGTCTCTCCACTCTGGAAATGAGGCAAAGTATTCAGTACATTTTGGGTTTTGTTGTCTTGCTCAATGCAAGGATGCAACTACAATAACAAATGAAGGTTTCCCTCAGACTGATAtcctctttttgttttctctctgtgcAGCCCGTTGAGCATCCCTTCGGTGGTGGTAACCATCAGCATATTGGCAAACCCTCAACGATCAGGAGGGACGCGCCCGCTGGTCGCAAGGTCGGTCTTATCGCTGCCCGTCGTACAGGCAGACTGCGTGGAACAAAGACCGTGCAAGAGAAGGAGAACTAAATCTGACTTTCTTGATAATAAAAACGTGTTCCAAAAGATTTCTTTTGATTCATTTCTGGGTCCACGCACATGCATAAAGATCAAATGTGGGACATATGTATAGAATTGAGGTAAAATGGTCAATTTGCCCTTTCCACAAGAAGACTTATTTGGCACGTcgcagtaggaaaagcacaggtgtaaatgaTGCTAGTTATGATGGCTGAAGTCCGTTTAGCTGGTCCAGTCATTGTCACCGCTTACCTGGACACTTGAAGAGTACCGAGCTATTGGAAATGTTAGTAACACTAATGTGCTTTTTCTACTCTGACAAGTCTAAATGTTTGCAATGAAACTCTTAATCTTGTGTACTGCTAACACAAAGTGGCCATTTTCTGCTTCCAGCTTGACAAATACAAGATTTACAATTGTAACATGGAACTGATACATTTGTGGTGGTTGTTTTGAGCtatttaaaacctttttaacaTAAGACCATGATTCTATTGGCTACTAATCAAACTAAACTGTTAAAACAGGTACCCTTACATTTTGAGGCTACATGGCTAAGTCTGCTACAGGCTAATGACATTCCAACAATAAATCGTACCTCCATGGAGATGTATTTTGTTAAACTATTCAAAGATTTTAAACCTGTTGCTGTGGTTTGGTTTGAATTGTTATTCTGAGAGGTGTTCACAAATGTTTTATCTACTTAATATGAGAACCACAAACTATAGCCTCATGGGACTATATAAAGTTTTCAAGAATTTAGAAGCCAGCTAGGTTTCTCTGTTAAAACTGGTAGCTGAGCGTATGTACACTAGAGGGAGCACCTGAATCAGGACAGTTGTCAGCACTTAACACCAATGCTGAATCTATTTATAGGTTAATTAAATGGTGACAGTTTTCCAAAGTTTATTTGGAGAggtttaaaattgtttttttgtggcacTCAGATTTTGTCCCCTTTGTGGAACAAAATGTGATTTGTTTTCATCTGAAGGTGTCTTTAGAGACATGCAGAAGTTAAATTATCCAGTATTTCtcaagaaaaacaaagtgaaa
This window harbors:
- the rpl8 gene encoding large ribosomal subunit protein uL2 codes for the protein MGRVIRGQRKGAGSVFKAHVKHRKGAAKLRHIDFAERHGYIKGIVKDIIHDPGRGAPLAKVAFRDPYRFKKRTELFIAAEGIHTGQFIYCGKKAQLNIGNVLPVGTMPEGTIICCVEEKPGDRGKLARASGNYATVISHNPETKKSRVKLPSGSKKVIASANRAVVGVVAGGGRIDKPILKAGRAYHKYKAKRNCWPRVRGVAMNPVEHPFGGGNHQHIGKPSTIRRDAPAGRKVGLIAARRTGRLRGTKTVQEKEN